A stretch of the Massilia varians genome encodes the following:
- a CDS encoding M13 family metallopeptidase — MKRHILSAAALILMASVANAESAESAAGGAKGKTLSAGIALEYVEPAVRAQDDFFQHLNGKWLKTVEIPADKSSWGAFYKLHDDTQPQLRAIIEKSAAVKNTQAGSEVQLIGDFFASYMDEARLEKLGIAPLKGELDKIAAIKDKAELPATFARLGRLGVTVPFGFYIHQDAKDSTKYVADLYQGGLGMPDRDYYLKLDDAKLADTRAKYQQHVEKMLALSGDKNAAVNAKAIVDLETELARVQWTKVENRDPIKTYNKVELTKLAEIAPGYDWNAWLDAAGIGGKTDYVIVSQPSYLKGMAEIVNRMPLETWKVYLQQHLVNGYASYLSKAFVDQRFAFHGTVLSGAPKLEPRWKRGVSTVEGALGDAVGKLYVKEHFPAERKARMEALVKNLLEAYRQSIDTLDWMSPATKKEAQAKLAKFNPKIGYPNKWKDYASLSVKRDDLVGNVMRSREVEYNRELNKLGKPIDRDEWMMTPQTVNAYYNPELNEIVFPAAILQPPFFDMNADDAVNYGAIGAVIGHEISHGFDDQGSQYDGDGNMRNWWTEEDGKRFAEKTKVLIQQYASYSPLPGYHVNGELTLGENIGDNSGLAIAYKAYKLSLKGKKAPVIKGLSGDQRFYMGWGQVWRAKMREPAQINQVKTDPHSPAQFRANGTLKNQPGFYDAFGVKEGDKMYLAPKDRVIIW, encoded by the coding sequence ATGAAACGACACATCCTGAGCGCCGCAGCGCTCATCCTGATGGCCTCGGTGGCCAATGCCGAATCCGCCGAGAGCGCCGCTGGCGGCGCCAAGGGCAAAACCCTGTCGGCCGGCATCGCGCTCGAATACGTCGAGCCGGCCGTGCGCGCGCAGGACGACTTCTTCCAGCACCTGAACGGCAAGTGGCTGAAAACTGTCGAGATCCCCGCCGACAAGTCGAGCTGGGGCGCCTTCTACAAGCTGCACGACGACACCCAGCCGCAGCTGCGCGCAATCATCGAGAAGTCGGCAGCCGTCAAGAACACCCAGGCAGGCTCGGAAGTGCAGCTGATCGGCGACTTCTTCGCCAGCTACATGGACGAAGCGCGCCTGGAAAAGCTGGGCATCGCCCCGCTCAAGGGCGAGCTGGACAAGATCGCCGCGATCAAGGACAAGGCCGAACTGCCGGCGACCTTCGCGCGCCTGGGCCGCCTCGGCGTCACCGTACCCTTCGGCTTCTACATCCACCAGGATGCCAAGGATTCGACCAAGTACGTGGCCGACCTGTACCAGGGAGGCCTGGGCATGCCGGACCGCGACTACTACCTGAAGCTTGATGATGCCAAGCTGGCCGACACCCGCGCCAAGTACCAGCAGCACGTCGAGAAGATGCTGGCGCTGTCGGGCGACAAGAACGCGGCCGTGAACGCCAAGGCCATCGTCGACCTGGAAACCGAGTTGGCGCGTGTGCAGTGGACCAAGGTCGAGAACCGCGATCCGATCAAGACCTACAACAAGGTGGAACTGACCAAGCTGGCCGAAATCGCGCCGGGCTATGACTGGAACGCCTGGCTGGACGCCGCCGGCATCGGGGGCAAGACCGACTACGTCATTGTCAGCCAGCCGAGCTACCTGAAGGGCATGGCCGAGATCGTGAACCGCATGCCGCTCGAGACCTGGAAGGTCTACCTGCAGCAGCACCTGGTCAACGGCTACGCCAGCTATCTCTCCAAAGCATTCGTGGACCAGCGTTTCGCCTTCCATGGCACGGTCCTGTCGGGCGCACCGAAGCTGGAACCGCGCTGGAAGCGGGGCGTGTCGACCGTCGAGGGTGCGCTGGGCGACGCCGTGGGCAAGCTGTACGTGAAGGAGCACTTCCCGGCCGAGCGCAAGGCGCGCATGGAGGCCCTGGTGAAGAACCTGCTGGAAGCCTACCGCCAGTCGATCGACACCCTGGACTGGATGAGCCCCGCCACCAAGAAGGAAGCCCAGGCCAAGCTGGCCAAGTTCAACCCGAAGATCGGCTACCCGAACAAGTGGAAGGATTACGCGTCGCTCAGCGTCAAGCGCGATGATCTGGTCGGCAACGTGATGCGTTCGCGCGAAGTGGAGTACAACCGCGAGCTGAACAAGCTCGGCAAGCCGATCGACCGCGACGAATGGATGATGACGCCGCAGACCGTCAACGCCTACTACAACCCGGAACTGAACGAGATCGTGTTCCCGGCGGCGATCCTGCAGCCGCCGTTCTTCGATATGAATGCCGACGACGCGGTGAACTACGGCGCCATCGGCGCGGTGATCGGCCACGAGATCAGCCACGGCTTCGACGACCAGGGTTCGCAGTACGACGGCGACGGCAACATGCGCAACTGGTGGACCGAGGAAGACGGCAAGCGCTTCGCCGAAAAGACCAAGGTCCTGATCCAGCAGTACGCTTCCTACAGCCCGCTGCCGGGCTATCACGTCAACGGCGAGCTGACCCTGGGCGAGAACATCGGCGACAACTCGGGCCTGGCGATCGCCTACAAGGCCTACAAGCTGTCCCTGAAGGGCAAGAAGGCCCCGGTGATCAAGGGCCTGTCGGGCGACCAGCGCTTCTACATGGGCTGGGGCCAGGTGTGGCGCGCGAAGATGCGCGAGCCGGCCCAGATCAACCAGGTCAAGACCGACCCACACTCGCCGGCGCAGTTCCGCGCCAACGGCACGCTGAAGAACCAGCCGGGCTTCTACGACGCCTTCGGCGTGAAGGAAGGGGACAAGATGTATCTGGCGCCGAAGGACCGCGTGATTATCTGGTAA
- a CDS encoding IS3 family transposase has translation MDQHRSEFPVKSLCRELDISRSVYYASKKARPSLRSQEDLAMRAVIVRINAAHRWAPGTVKMWHLLRAEGIECGKHRVRRLRKLENIQTTRIKRFRVIQAMERVQPPAPDLVKRRFQVSAPNTIWVGDMTALRTKQGWLHLAIVLDLFARRIVGWSMDTTQAATLPMAALKMALAQRKPNAGLIFHSDQGTVYGSHDYRKLLEANGVLPSMSRKGNCHDNAVAESFFSSLKNEVMHDSEVYCQ, from the coding sequence ATCGACCAGCATCGCAGTGAGTTCCCGGTCAAGTCACTATGTCGTGAGCTCGATATCAGCCGCAGCGTGTACTACGCTTCCAAGAAGGCCAGGCCGAGCTTGCGTAGCCAGGAAGACCTGGCCATGCGCGCTGTCATTGTCAGGATCAACGCAGCGCACCGCTGGGCTCCCGGAACGGTCAAGATGTGGCATCTGCTACGGGCAGAAGGCATCGAATGCGGCAAGCACCGCGTCAGAAGACTGCGCAAGCTGGAGAATATCCAGACAACTCGTATCAAGCGATTCCGTGTCATACAAGCGATGGAACGTGTGCAGCCGCCGGCGCCAGATCTGGTTAAACGACGCTTTCAGGTAAGCGCTCCCAACACGATTTGGGTGGGCGACATGACGGCGCTGCGTACGAAACAAGGCTGGCTTCATCTGGCCATTGTGCTGGACCTGTTTGCGCGGCGCATCGTAGGCTGGTCAATGGATACGACGCAGGCGGCGACACTGCCGATGGCGGCATTGAAGATGGCCTTGGCACAGCGAAAACCCAATGCAGGCCTGATTTTCCACAGTGACCAGGGCACGGTCTACGGATCGCATGACTACCGTAAACTGCTGGAAGCCAATGGCGTCCTACCCAGCATGAGCCGCAAAGGAAATTGCCACGACAATGCTGTTGCAGAGAGCTTTTTCTCGAGCCTGAAGAACGAGGTCATGCACGACAGTGAGGTGTACTGTCAATAA
- a CDS encoding transposase, translating into MKTKQLPSKREIVPASPALAPKSRATFTDEFKRKAVARMREEGQNATDLAVELGIRRNMLYKWAAKIDEAAPGEPLRSPGRPALGELSEVGQLRRELARAQEELAILKKFDAYLTRLKK; encoded by the coding sequence ATGAAAACGAAACAGCTACCGTCAAAGCGGGAGATCGTTCCCGCTTCACCCGCATTGGCACCCAAGTCTCGCGCCACGTTCACCGATGAGTTCAAGCGCAAAGCGGTCGCGAGAATGCGTGAAGAGGGGCAGAACGCTACCGATCTGGCAGTCGAGCTGGGGATCCGGCGCAATATGCTCTACAAGTGGGCGGCCAAGATTGACGAGGCGGCGCCGGGAGAGCCACTTCGTTCTCCCGGGCGGCCGGCTCTGGGTGAGCTAAGCGAGGTCGGACAACTGCGTCGCGAACTGGCCCGCGCCCAGGAGGAGTTGGCCATCCTAAAAAAGTTCGATGCGTACTTAACTCGCCTAAAGAAGTAA
- a CDS encoding glycosyltransferase, whose amino-acid sequence MFKLSLIIPTYNRPDLLSVALEHIAQARVPDDMDLTVIVSDNNSTPDNQKANKAALSKFPGLKMKYLLALQQGRSAALNFSLAHTADEYLGFIDDDEKLDPSWFEVAAAYIRKGEIDFLGGPYKPDWQSPPPSWLPMHVGAYRAVLGWIEQSDRAQPFKEFGGSICGGNCIVKRSALLEAGGFATDIGRSKGNLMGGEDDELHRNLMLKGFHGIYDPALVIYHFIPESRMTRSYHMRWSFWSGASNGVRLQWLPPEPVPTLFGLPRYRYSRAFAGLLRFARFLVSRAPNSGALSFTGLMDAIYLLGTLYGKLVLSRRCGRRLVGAVVSATPNT is encoded by the coding sequence ATGTTCAAACTGAGCCTTATTATTCCCACGTACAACCGACCAGATCTGTTAAGTGTTGCCTTAGAGCACATTGCACAGGCGAGGGTGCCGGACGATATGGATCTCACCGTTATTGTGTCGGACAACAATTCGACACCCGATAACCAGAAGGCGAACAAGGCTGCTCTGTCAAAGTTTCCCGGCCTTAAGATGAAATATTTGCTGGCGCTCCAGCAAGGCCGCTCCGCAGCCCTGAATTTTTCCTTGGCCCATACCGCAGACGAGTATCTGGGCTTCATCGACGACGACGAAAAGCTCGATCCCAGCTGGTTCGAAGTTGCGGCGGCCTATATCCGCAAAGGCGAGATCGACTTCCTCGGCGGCCCGTACAAGCCGGACTGGCAGTCGCCGCCACCTTCCTGGTTGCCGATGCACGTGGGCGCCTACCGCGCTGTGCTGGGCTGGATCGAACAGAGCGATCGAGCGCAGCCTTTCAAGGAGTTCGGCGGCAGCATTTGCGGCGGTAATTGCATCGTGAAACGCAGCGCCCTGCTGGAAGCCGGCGGGTTCGCCACCGATATCGGCCGTTCCAAGGGCAACCTGATGGGCGGTGAAGACGACGAACTGCACCGCAACCTGATGCTGAAGGGCTTTCACGGGATTTATGATCCGGCCCTGGTTATCTACCACTTCATCCCCGAGTCGCGCATGACCCGTTCCTACCACATGCGCTGGTCTTTCTGGTCTGGCGCCAGCAATGGCGTGCGCCTCCAGTGGCTGCCGCCGGAACCGGTGCCGACTCTGTTTGGACTGCCACGCTACCGCTATAGCCGTGCCTTTGCCGGACTGCTGCGCTTCGCGCGCTTCCTGGTGTCGCGCGCACCGAACAGCGGCGCGCTCAGCTTCACTGGGCTGATGGACGCAATCTACCTGCTCGGCACCCTTTACGGGAAGCTCGTATTGTCAAGGCGTTGCGGCCGACGCCTGGTCGGCGCCGTAGTGTCGGCCACGCCCAACACCTAG
- a CDS encoding oligosaccharide flippase family protein gives MSSIRSKIAAQFFVSNGATVANFLLSLYIARLLDSAEIGIFSMAAVLVAFAHVFRDAGVVSFIRSQKTLTTESLRAAMGVMVCASWSFAAVVYLAAPFAAGYYRHAGVEEVMRVLAVGFLFIPVGSVPQAVMARELQVRVPAIATAVSVLAYATTCITLAKLGYSYMSFAWANLVNIIVTGTTYALLQPKSLPRLPSLRGWRQVVHFGGGTMLTNSVRSADAALPDLVIGRLSGAHFVGLFSRANSTVNMLNYIAGPSINFATLPYLARVHHSGEDVSHEVKRIVAYLTGVMWPALAVLAFMPRDIILLLYGPKWLESAPVIPALCILAAIQMLFSVLQPAFTAMGRPYLTASPLLVAMLAKVALAVALFDGSLQSFATAFVLGEMLSVPAYLLLARKAMGITPTHWVSATWRSAVTVGAMLGGLYLFSPVLSSVAYPAVRLLLVAMYVLVVWPVVLLLLRHPLAEELLRAKKILSARLLRA, from the coding sequence ATGAGTTCGATCCGTTCCAAAATCGCTGCCCAGTTTTTCGTCTCGAATGGCGCTACCGTCGCCAACTTCCTGCTTTCTCTCTACATTGCACGCCTGCTCGACTCGGCCGAGATCGGGATCTTCTCGATGGCGGCGGTGCTCGTCGCCTTCGCCCACGTGTTCCGTGACGCCGGCGTGGTTTCCTTCATCCGCAGCCAGAAGACACTCACCACCGAGTCCCTGCGCGCCGCCATGGGCGTGATGGTTTGCGCCTCATGGAGTTTCGCGGCGGTGGTCTACTTGGCGGCCCCGTTCGCCGCCGGCTACTACCGCCATGCGGGGGTCGAGGAGGTGATGCGGGTGCTGGCGGTCGGATTCCTGTTCATTCCGGTCGGCTCGGTTCCGCAGGCGGTGATGGCGCGTGAGCTTCAGGTCCGCGTGCCTGCCATCGCGACCGCCGTGTCGGTCCTGGCATATGCGACCACCTGCATCACGCTGGCCAAGCTGGGCTACAGCTATATGTCGTTTGCCTGGGCTAATCTGGTGAACATCATCGTGACTGGGACCACCTATGCGCTGTTGCAGCCGAAGAGCCTGCCGCGCCTGCCGTCCCTGCGCGGATGGCGCCAGGTCGTGCACTTCGGCGGCGGCACCATGCTGACCAATTCGGTCCGGTCGGCTGACGCAGCGCTGCCGGACCTGGTCATCGGCAGGCTCAGCGGCGCTCATTTCGTCGGCCTGTTCAGCCGCGCGAATTCCACCGTGAACATGCTGAACTATATCGCCGGACCGAGCATTAACTTCGCCACCTTGCCCTACCTGGCCAGGGTCCATCACAGCGGCGAGGACGTCTCGCACGAGGTCAAACGGATTGTGGCCTACTTGACCGGCGTGATGTGGCCGGCGCTGGCGGTGCTCGCCTTCATGCCGCGCGACATCATCCTGCTGCTCTACGGCCCGAAATGGCTGGAGTCGGCGCCAGTGATCCCGGCCCTGTGCATCTTGGCTGCGATCCAGATGTTGTTCTCGGTCCTGCAGCCGGCCTTTACCGCGATGGGGCGACCCTACCTGACTGCTTCGCCGCTGCTGGTCGCTATGCTGGCCAAGGTCGCCCTGGCGGTCGCGCTGTTCGACGGCAGCCTGCAGTCCTTCGCTACGGCCTTCGTGCTCGGCGAGATGCTGTCGGTGCCCGCCTACCTGCTGTTGGCCCGCAAGGCCATGGGCATCACCCCGACCCACTGGGTGTCGGCGACCTGGCGCAGCGCTGTCACGGTCGGCGCCATGCTCGGCGGCCTCTACCTGTTCTCGCCGGTGCTGTCTTCGGTCGCGTACCCGGCAGTGCGCCTGCTGCTAGTGGCGATGTACGTGCTGGTGGTATGGCCGGTCGTGCTCCTGCTGCTGCGCCATCCGCTGGCCGAGGAACTGCTGCGCGCCAAGAAGATACTGTCGGCCCGCCTGCTACGGGCCTGA
- a CDS encoding acyltransferase family protein — protein sequence MKLNQLAGLRGICAWWVVFYHSLGLMGDSVSGPLRDLIAHGYLAVDLFFLLSGFVIFLSYHAAVSTGSPYSIGKFYWNRLARIYPLHFVMLGGYLLLFLAYTHFSSSGTAPTTYTWSAFIQSMFLVHMWVGADLTWNVPSWSISSEWFVYLFFPLMAYSLRKLRGGVAAHLGVIVLVALLLHLIYSLGGLHSLGSDIPRMALVRTMLEFLMGVFIGSLYVNHRDFLERSSGAALAGFVVLSTLYVFSPLPDYALIPAAFALLIAFLSVTTSWITALLSRPSLVYLGEISYSTYMVHYLVYDLFKAAFVSDIHAVNQLYLWLSFAVVFILSVLLHHIVDTPSQRYFRRLSAR from the coding sequence GTGAAGCTCAACCAACTCGCAGGATTGCGGGGAATTTGCGCCTGGTGGGTAGTGTTCTACCATTCGCTCGGCCTGATGGGCGATTCGGTCTCAGGGCCGCTCAGGGACCTCATCGCCCACGGCTACCTGGCCGTCGACCTTTTCTTCTTGCTCAGCGGGTTCGTGATCTTCCTGAGCTACCATGCCGCCGTGTCTACGGGCTCTCCCTACAGCATCGGCAAGTTCTACTGGAACCGCCTGGCCCGGATCTACCCCCTGCACTTCGTAATGCTGGGCGGTTACCTGCTGCTGTTTCTGGCGTACACCCATTTCTCGAGCAGCGGTACGGCGCCGACCACCTATACCTGGAGCGCTTTCATCCAGAGCATGTTCTTGGTCCACATGTGGGTCGGCGCCGACCTGACGTGGAACGTGCCGTCCTGGTCGATCAGTTCGGAGTGGTTCGTCTACCTGTTCTTCCCCCTGATGGCATACAGCCTGCGCAAGCTGCGCGGCGGCGTGGCCGCGCACCTGGGCGTCATCGTGCTGGTCGCGCTCCTGCTGCACCTGATCTATTCGCTGGGCGGTCTGCACTCGCTGGGCTCGGACATCCCGCGCATGGCGCTGGTACGGACCATGCTGGAATTCCTGATGGGGGTCTTCATCGGTTCGCTGTACGTCAACCACAGGGACTTTCTAGAGCGCAGCAGCGGCGCGGCCCTGGCCGGCTTCGTGGTGCTGAGCACCCTGTACGTCTTCTCGCCACTGCCCGACTATGCCCTGATCCCGGCCGCATTCGCACTCCTGATCGCCTTCCTGAGCGTGACCACCTCCTGGATCACCGCCCTGCTCTCGCGGCCCTCGCTAGTCTACCTCGGCGAGATCTCGTACTCGACTTACATGGTGCACTACTTGGTCTACGACCTGTTCAAGGCCGCCTTCGTCTCGGACATCCACGCCGTCAACCAGCTCTACCTGTGGCTGTCCTTTGCGGTGGTCTTCATCCTGTCGGTGCTGCTGCACCACATTGTGGATACCCCGTCCCAGCGTTACTTCCGGCGCCTGTCGGCCCGCTAG
- a CDS encoding putative O-glycosylation ligase, exosortase A system-associated produces MQSLFLTAVFGSLLFMGFSAAFAAALGFVWVDIVKPQQLAYAILTGQPLSFIAAIASIGLFTLADRKQPPRFTFILLLLTLFGLWMTFTTSMSDFPVRAWTKWDWASKVVIFAVIFPFIFRSRVQIEAFILVFIFSAATIFFSAGVKAMRGGGGYGVLAIMGSGNTGLAESSTLAVVSVMLIPLILFIMRYSILFPQTRLTRLFFIGVIITAVAAVVGTSARTGVIAMIVLVAISILKSQRKMMWFAGLGIAAIILMNIDLSNTPWGARMSTIETYNEDSSALGRIKVWEWTLQFVGSNPLGGGFDAYIHNRIDGVLADGTIRYMPDGVSGGKAFHSIYFEVLGEQGIPGFAMYFLIIVLSLLKLYLLKKKWHKHEGMSWMAGLADALTTAIFVYLAGGAFVGIAYQPFIFYIVSLTVAIDQYSVRVEREQLKEKGRVKS; encoded by the coding sequence ATGCAAAGTCTATTCCTGACGGCTGTCTTCGGCAGCCTGCTCTTCATGGGGTTTTCAGCGGCATTCGCCGCGGCACTTGGTTTTGTCTGGGTCGATATCGTCAAGCCCCAGCAATTGGCCTATGCGATCCTGACCGGACAGCCGCTGTCCTTTATCGCCGCCATCGCGTCGATCGGCCTGTTTACGCTAGCAGACCGCAAGCAACCGCCTCGCTTCACGTTTATCCTCCTTTTGCTAACGCTGTTCGGCCTTTGGATGACGTTCACCACATCCATGTCCGATTTTCCCGTCAGAGCCTGGACCAAATGGGACTGGGCCTCAAAGGTGGTGATCTTCGCAGTGATTTTTCCGTTCATCTTCCGGTCCCGTGTCCAGATCGAAGCCTTTATCCTGGTCTTCATCTTCTCGGCCGCGACCATCTTCTTCTCGGCCGGCGTGAAGGCCATGCGCGGCGGTGGTGGTTACGGCGTGCTGGCGATCATGGGATCTGGTAATACCGGCCTGGCGGAAAGCAGTACGCTGGCTGTGGTATCGGTGATGCTAATCCCTCTGATATTGTTCATCATGCGGTATTCCATCCTGTTCCCGCAGACGCGCCTGACACGCCTGTTCTTCATCGGCGTGATCATTACCGCGGTGGCGGCGGTAGTTGGCACCTCCGCGCGCACCGGTGTGATCGCGATGATCGTGCTGGTGGCGATCTCGATCCTCAAGTCGCAGCGCAAGATGATGTGGTTTGCCGGCCTGGGTATCGCCGCGATTATCCTAATGAACATCGATCTGTCGAACACGCCCTGGGGAGCACGCATGTCGACCATCGAAACCTATAACGAGGATTCCTCCGCACTCGGCAGGATCAAGGTGTGGGAGTGGACCCTGCAATTCGTCGGCAGCAATCCTTTGGGAGGCGGCTTCGACGCCTATATACACAATCGCATCGATGGCGTTCTGGCGGACGGCACGATACGCTACATGCCTGACGGCGTCAGCGGCGGCAAGGCGTTTCACAGCATTTATTTCGAAGTGCTGGGCGAACAAGGCATTCCAGGTTTCGCCATGTATTTCCTGATCATCGTGTTATCACTGCTGAAATTGTATTTGCTGAAAAAAAAATGGCACAAGCATGAAGGAATGTCCTGGATGGCGGGACTGGCAGATGCCCTTACCACCGCGATCTTCGTGTACCTCGCCGGCGGCGCCTTCGTCGGTATCGCCTACCAGCCGTTCATCTTCTACATCGTGAGTCTTACGGTAGCGATCGACCAGTACTCTGTCCGCGTGGAACGAGAACAGCTCAAAGAAAAAGGACGTGTGAAGTCGTGA